The proteins below come from a single Ignavibacteria bacterium genomic window:
- a CDS encoding guanylate kinase, translated as MSKAKLIVISAPSGSGKTSVLKEILKLNKGKLTFSISATTRKKRHNEINGVEYYFLTEEKFKQKLEKNDFVEWENIYGDYYGTLKSEVDRLLQEDKSILFELDVNGSLQLKKLYPEAKLIFIVPPSIEVLEERLKNRNTETPEKLAKRIERAKMELDKAKYFDFEVKNYELADAVTEVNKIVQELLTN; from the coding sequence TTGAGTAAAGCAAAATTAATAGTCATATCAGCCCCAAGCGGTTCAGGAAAGACTTCTGTCCTTAAAGAGATACTGAAGCTGAATAAAGGCAAGTTAACTTTTTCAATTTCAGCTACTACAAGGAAAAAGAGACATAACGAAATTAATGGTGTTGAATATTACTTTCTAACAGAAGAAAAGTTTAAGCAGAAACTGGAAAAAAATGATTTCGTAGAATGGGAAAACATTTACGGAGATTATTACGGAACACTCAAATCTGAAGTAGATCGGTTGCTTCAAGAGGATAAATCGATACTATTTGAACTTGATGTTAATGGTAGTCTTCAACTCAAAAAACTTTATCCAGAAGCCAAACTTATTTTCATTGTTCCGCCCAGTATCGAAGTTCTGGAAGAGAGATTGAAAAATCGTAACACAGAGACTCCGGAAAAACTTGCAAAACGAATAGAACGCGCAAAAATGGAGCTGGATAAAGCAAAATACTTTGATTTTGAAGTAAAAAATTACGAACTAGCAGATGCAGTCACTGAAGTAAATAAAATTGTACAAGAATTATTAACAAATTAA
- the coaBC gene encoding bifunctional phosphopantothenoylcysteine decarboxylase/phosphopantothenate--cysteine ligase CoaBC: MKVFQKKKIIVGVSGGIAAYKACYLVRELIKLGTEVKVVMTPSACEFVTPLTFSTLSQNEVIVDIFPKDRKSNLKLSTWHIELSLWGDLFIFAPATVNSIAKINFGIADNALTTLISAIRAPILIAPAADEDMFESRANQRNISELKARGIYFVEPGFGDLASGLVGKGRMAEVENILNEAEKILAGSKKDLTKKKIVISSGPTYEEIDPVRFIGNRASGKMGQAAALAAYYRGADVTVVTGPSQVSFPKFIKVIHVRSADEMYEEVIKQFAKCDIFISAAAVADYKPKNYSKSKIKKDMHELTIELVKTKDILKEIARLKKKKQVVVGFSVETENEIENSKRKLIEKNLDIVVINNPNVKGAAFEGDTNQIIILKKTGEVIEYTLKSKFDAANDILDQIKSK; encoded by the coding sequence TTGAAAGTATTTCAAAAGAAAAAAATAATTGTAGGAGTGAGCGGTGGAATCGCTGCTTACAAAGCCTGCTACTTAGTCCGTGAACTAATAAAACTCGGTACTGAAGTTAAAGTCGTTATGACACCTTCAGCTTGTGAGTTTGTTACCCCGCTAACATTTTCTACACTTTCTCAGAACGAAGTAATCGTTGATATATTCCCGAAGGATCGTAAGTCAAATCTTAAATTGAGCACTTGGCATATTGAACTCAGTTTGTGGGGGGATCTATTCATTTTCGCCCCGGCAACCGTGAACAGCATTGCAAAGATAAATTTTGGAATTGCGGATAATGCTTTAACGACACTTATCAGCGCTATCCGTGCACCTATATTGATCGCTCCAGCCGCAGATGAGGATATGTTTGAAAGCAGGGCGAATCAAAGGAACATTAGTGAATTGAAAGCTCGAGGAATTTATTTCGTTGAGCCTGGTTTTGGTGATCTTGCAAGCGGCTTGGTGGGTAAAGGCCGCATGGCAGAAGTTGAAAACATTTTGAACGAAGCTGAAAAAATTCTTGCCGGCTCAAAAAAGGATTTGACCAAAAAGAAAATAGTAATTTCATCAGGCCCAACTTACGAGGAGATCGATCCTGTGCGTTTTATCGGAAATCGCGCAAGCGGTAAGATGGGGCAGGCAGCAGCACTTGCCGCTTATTACCGCGGTGCGGATGTTACTGTAGTCACCGGTCCTTCACAAGTATCGTTTCCGAAATTTATCAAAGTTATTCATGTTAGATCAGCTGACGAGATGTACGAGGAAGTGATCAAACAATTTGCTAAGTGTGATATATTTATTTCCGCCGCTGCGGTTGCCGACTACAAGCCAAAAAATTATTCTAAATCCAAGATTAAAAAAGACATGCATGAACTGACAATTGAATTAGTGAAAACAAAAGATATATTGAAAGAGATTGCTAGATTGAAAAAGAAAAAGCAAGTGGTAGTCGGCTTCTCTGTCGAGACTGAAAATGAAATTGAAAATTCAAAAAGAAAATTGATAGAGAAGAATCTCGATATTGTTGTTATCAATAATCCCAATGTCAAAGGTGCAGCATTCGAAGGTGACACAAATCAAATTATTATTCTGAAAAAAACTGGCGAGGTTATTGAATATACATTGAAATCAAAATTTGATGCTGCAAATGACATTTTAGATCAGATAAAAAGTAAATGA
- a CDS encoding DNA-directed RNA polymerase subunit omega: MPLKPVDVKEIEKHAESIYEAIVVTSKRARQINDDIKIEYNKRVAEIPGINQFDEQEEIENPDQIRISKELEKQGKPTERALKDFLEGDVEFRFNK, translated from the coding sequence ATGCCATTAAAACCAGTTGATGTAAAAGAAATTGAAAAACATGCAGAAAGCATTTATGAAGCGATTGTTGTTACTTCTAAAAGAGCGAGACAAATCAATGACGATATAAAGATTGAGTATAATAAGAGAGTTGCTGAGATTCCTGGTATCAATCAATTTGATGAACAAGAGGAGATTGAAAATCCAGATCAAATTCGGATCAGCAAAGAACTTGAAAAACAAGGCAAACCCACCGAAAGAGCGCTAAAAGATTTCTTAGAGGGTGATGTCGAGTTTAGATTTAATAAATAA
- a CDS encoding uracil-DNA glycosylase has translation MNSNEELDKILSNVESWLTHQKELDVPIFISDSDDTVYQAELDTAVIDKRLNQIDENFVTAKSLTELDSIINNCMKCELGSKRKKFVFGVGNHFSEIVFVGEAPGRDEDEQGEPFVGRAGKLLNEMLKEIGLKREEVFICNILKCRPPGNRDPLPNEVEKCEPYLLKQLSLLKPKIIVALGRIAGNTLLKTSETLTNLRKEIYDYYGIPLVVTFHPAAILRNPHWKTPTLDDLKKAKKYLEEVTN, from the coding sequence ATGAACAGTAACGAAGAATTAGATAAAATTTTATCGAATGTCGAAAGTTGGCTGACTCATCAAAAAGAACTTGATGTCCCAATTTTCATTTCAGATTCGGATGATACCGTGTACCAAGCTGAACTCGATACGGCAGTCATTGATAAAAGATTGAATCAAATAGATGAAAATTTTGTGACAGCAAAAAGTTTAACCGAATTAGATTCAATAATAAATAATTGTATGAAGTGCGAACTTGGTTCTAAAAGAAAAAAATTCGTATTTGGTGTAGGGAATCATTTTTCAGAAATTGTATTTGTTGGTGAAGCACCAGGCAGAGATGAAGATGAACAGGGCGAACCATTTGTCGGCAGAGCAGGAAAATTACTTAATGAAATGTTGAAGGAAATAGGATTAAAACGTGAAGAAGTTTTTATATGCAACATCTTGAAATGCAGACCGCCCGGCAATCGCGATCCTCTTCCGAATGAAGTAGAAAAATGCGAACCTTACTTGCTGAAGCAATTAAGTTTACTAAAACCAAAAATTATCGTAGCTTTAGGCAGAATCGCTGGTAATACTTTGCTCAAAACGAGTGAAACTCTTACGAATTTAAGAAAGGAAATTTACGATTATTATGGCATTCCATTGGTTGTTACATTTCATCCTGCAGCAATTTTACGAAACCCGCATTGGAAAACACCAACTTTAGATGATTTGAAAAAAGCAAAAAAATATCTTGAAGAAGTAACAAATTAA